A stretch of the Candidatus Aminicenantes bacterium genome encodes the following:
- a CDS encoding class I SAM-dependent rRNA methyltransferase, with translation MDESAVILHPGKDKAVRNRHPWIFSGAVRRMPPLEPGEIRPVLSADGDFLGTAYFNPKTSIVGRMLAFDRTPPLDALRSSLRRAVAMRKTFFESPDTTAFRLVNGEGDDCPGLIVDRYADRLVLQISTLGMDLLRDVVLDELTDLLTPRSIYEKSNLPSRREEGIPPREGLLRGEPLQPFEILEDGLRFLVDIPAAQKTGFYLDQREMRRLARRLAAGRRVLNAFSYTGAFTVAALAGGAIAADSVDVSAKAVAAARENCLRNGYEGGHLGFHEADVFEFLRQRPLDYDLVVLDPPAFAKRKSEVMAACRGYKDIHRLVFEKVPEGTLVLTFSCSFHVDETLFGQVVFQAAREADRRVRILQRHHQAFDHPVSVYHPESDYLKGLVLHVG, from the coding sequence ATGGATGAATCGGCGGTCATCCTGCACCCGGGCAAGGACAAGGCCGTCCGCAACAGGCACCCCTGGATCTTCTCGGGCGCCGTCCGCCGGATGCCGCCGCTCGAGCCGGGTGAAATCCGACCCGTCCTGTCCGCCGACGGGGACTTCCTCGGCACGGCTTATTTCAACCCCAAAACCTCGATCGTCGGCCGGATGCTGGCCTTCGATCGGACGCCTCCCTTGGACGCCTTGCGGTCCTCCCTGCGACGGGCCGTGGCCATGCGCAAGACCTTCTTCGAGAGCCCGGACACGACGGCCTTCCGCCTGGTCAACGGCGAGGGAGACGATTGCCCGGGCTTGATCGTCGATCGCTATGCCGATCGGCTGGTCCTCCAAATTTCGACCTTGGGCATGGATCTCTTGCGAGACGTCGTCCTGGACGAGCTCACGGATCTATTGACGCCCCGCTCGATCTACGAAAAGTCCAACTTGCCGTCGCGCCGCGAGGAAGGGATTCCGCCGCGCGAGGGCCTTCTGCGGGGCGAGCCGCTCCAGCCCTTTGAAATCCTGGAGGACGGACTGCGCTTCCTCGTCGATATCCCGGCCGCCCAGAAGACCGGCTTTTACCTCGACCAGCGGGAGATGCGCCGCCTGGCCCGCCGGCTGGCGGCCGGCCGGCGCGTCCTCAACGCCTTTTCGTATACGGGCGCCTTCACCGTCGCCGCCTTGGCCGGCGGGGCGATCGCCGCGGACAGCGTGGACGTCTCGGCCAAGGCGGTCGCGGCGGCCCGCGAGAATTGCCTCCGGAACGGCTACGAGGGCGGGCATCTGGGCTTCCACGAGGCGGATGTCTTCGAGTTCCTGCGCCAACGACCGCTCGACTACGACCTGGTCGTCCTCGACCCTCCGGCGTTCGCCAAGCGGAAATCCGAAGTCATGGCGGCCTGCCGTGGATACAAAGACATCCATCGGCTGGTCTTCGAGAAGGTTCCTGAGGGAACTTTGGTCCTGACTTTCTCCTGTTCGTTTCACGTCGACGAGACGCTCTTCGGCCAGGTGGTCTTCCAGGCCGCCCGCGAAGCCGACCGCCGGGTCCGCATCCTGCAAAGGCATCATCAGGCCTTCGATCATCCGGTCAGCGTCTATCATCCCGAAAGCGATTACTTGAAAGGCCTGGTTCTACACGTCGGTTGA
- a CDS encoding (deoxy)nucleoside triphosphate pyrophosphohydrolase: MMRVTAAVIEREGRILIARRREDDHFGGIWEFPGGKVELGEEPRDCLRREILEELELVIEVGASLGEFPYVSPSRSLILLAFRASILAGAPVLHDHSEIAWPRPGELGAFDFAEPDRPLVDRLRGTAVHG, translated from the coding sequence ATGATGCGCGTCACGGCAGCGGTGATCGAACGGGAAGGCCGCATCCTGATCGCACGCCGCCGGGAGGACGACCATTTCGGCGGGATCTGGGAATTCCCCGGGGGGAAAGTCGAGCTCGGGGAAGAGCCGCGGGACTGCCTGCGGCGCGAAATCCTTGAAGAGCTCGAGCTGGTCATCGAGGTCGGGGCAAGCCTGGGGGAGTTCCCCTATGTCTCGCCGTCGCGATCCCTTATCCTGCTCGCGTTCCGGGCTTCCATTCTGGCCGGCGCTCCCGTTCTGCACGATCACTCTGAGATCGCCTGGCCGCGCCCGGGCGAGCTGGGCGCCTTTGATTTCGCCGAGCCGGACCGTCCGCTGGTCGACCGGCTCCGGGGGACGGCCGTCCATGGATGA